Proteins encoded by one window of Sphaerodactylus townsendi isolate TG3544 linkage group LG02, MPM_Stown_v2.3, whole genome shotgun sequence:
- the LOC125426253 gene encoding general transcription factor II-I repeat domain-containing protein 2-like, translated as MLNVWRALHSLAAPFAGRYPPTPLAPPTVKETHTPRVAMANYIHVPPGSPEVPKLDIVVSERDPSGGGGGAGARRGALELLSRLRPEWKPDYITLKKCKKRKISEENRTFNDAWRDSFAFTSDESGLPVCLICGERLANNKRSNVARHFQCKHTAFAGKYPEGEERKKAVSELMQKADLRMKSANSTTYASFVATQEIVRHGKPFTDGEFMKESFIKISEHLFADFKNKREIVQKIREMPLSMKTVKERTIKMAENITKHQIKDINSAAAYSIACDESKDNSDIEQIALFCRYVNSAGPQEEMVELIPLKGQTQGEDICEAVLDCLKAKGINTTHLVSVATDGAPSMSGAHRGFVALLQKSLDRKLLTFHCILHQEALCLRKLFPPECTIERS; from the exons ATGCTGAACGTCTGGCGCGCGCTTCACTCGCTGGCTGCGCCTTTCGCGGGGCGgtaccctcccacccccctcgcGCCACCGACCGTTAAAGAGACACATACACCCCGCGTCGCCATGGCCAACTACATCCATGTGCCGCCCGGCTCTCCTGAGGTGCCCAAGCTGGACATCGTGGTCAGCGAGAGGGACCCTTCGGGCGGCGGCGGAGGGGCGGGGGCCCGACGGGGGGCCTTGGAGCTGCTCAGCCGGCTGAGGCCTGAGTGGAAGCCTGATTACATCACACTGAag AAatgtaagaaaagaaaaatatctgaAGAAAATAGAACATTTAATGATGCCTGGAGAGATTCATTTGCATTTACCTCTGATGAGAGTGGCCTACCAGTATGCCTAATTTGTGGAGAGAGACTGGCTAACAATAAAAGGTCAAATGTCGCAAGACATTTCCAATGTAAACACACAGCCTTTGCTGGAAAATATCcggagggagaagagagaaaaaaagctgTTTCGGAACTGATGCAGAAGGCTGATCTGAGGATGAAGTCTGCAAATTCAACTACGTATGCAAGTTTTGTGGCCACTCAGGAGATAGTCAGGCATGGGAAGCCGTTCACAGATGGAGAATTTATGAAAGAGTCATTCATTAAGATATCAGAACACCTATTCGCGGACtttaaaaacaagagagaaaTTGTGCAGAAAATCAGAGAGATGCCTCTCTCTATGAAGACTGTAAAAGAAAGAACCataaaaatggcagaaaatatCACAAAACATCAAATTAAAGACATCAATTCAGCTGCAGCATACTCAATCGCCTGTGATGAGTCCAAAGACAATAGTGACATTGAACAAATAGCTTTGTTCTGCCGATATGTGAACTCTGCTGGACCACAGGAAGAAATGGTTGAGCTGATACCACTAAAAGGCCAGACACAGGGGGAAGACATCTGTGAGGCTGTGCTTGATTGTTTAAAAGCCAAAGGAATAAACACAACCCACCTAGTGTCAGTGGCTACCGATGGGGCACCGAGTATGTCTGGAGCGCACAGGGGATTTGTGGCCTTGCTGCAGAAGTCACTGGATAGAAAGCTGCTGACGTTTCATTGCATCCTGCACCAAGAGGCATTGTGCTTGCGCAAACTTTTCCCTCCAGAATGCACAATAGAGAGGTCATGA
- the RETREG2 gene encoding reticulophagy regulator 2 — MASGGSSGVPVTGEEAAAAGPGGCGVEAEEEEEQEVLALAGHLRRRLRGWEASLAAVQRLLVWERPPQSLAGAVALGVALWLFSSTSLRPLFLLSVALIGFLLLERWKPRFLLDFSAQPLEEPGGDSYSEMAGAQPHLLSVPELCHCLAESWITFRLYLQELLQYKRQNPAKFCARVCSGCLSLAVVGHYVPGIMISYIVLLSILLWPLVVYHELIQRMYTRLEPILMKLDYSMKVETLHLKHEKKKRQGKNEPEAGSEPMAETESESEAELSGYSPVVDVKKTALALAITDSELSDEEASILESGGFTVSRATTPQLTDVSEDLDQQSLPSEPEEAFSKDLAEFPSVEEFHSRDLQPPSEEDSFAVPAQAADQLDSAEEEAAAVGSSDTSILCLASPLHFVNTHFNGNGQAMVGGIAEPQTVSAQGLGLHIDSLSQEIVTTAISTVVQNTLSALLRSSEESEGPSLSEFLPSEPEERLSFQAQLSESEEVGAASLPEEEEEADDFELLDQRELEQMDTELGLAEESGAPVQSSSPPEEEMSSSS; from the exons ATGGCGAGCGGCGGCAGTTCGGGTGTCCCGGTGAcaggggaggaggcggcggcggccgggcCCGGTGGCTGCGGAGTagaagcggaggaggaggaggagcaggaggtcTTGGCGTTGGCCGGCCACCTGAGGCGACGCCTGAGGGGCTGGGAGGCGTCGTTGGCTGCCGTGCAGCGACTGCTGGTCTGGGAGAGGCCGCCGCAGAGCCTGGCCGGGGCCGTCGCGCTGGGAGTTGCGCTGTG GTTGTTTTCTTCTACTTCACTGCGTCCACTGTTCCTCCTGAGTGTTGCCCTCATTGGTTTTCTGTTATTGGAGAGATGGAAGCCTCGTTTCCTGCTGGATTTCTCAG CACAGCCCTTGGAGGAGCCTGGAGGAGACAG TTACAGTGAGATGGCAGGAGCACAGCCTCACTTGCTGAGTGTCCCAGAGCTCTGTCATTGCCTGGCTGAGAGCTGGATTACATTCAGGCTATATTTGCAGGAGCTATTACAGTACAAGAGGCAAAATCCTGCCAAG TTCTGTGCCAGGGTCTGCTCAGGATGCTTGAGCTTAGCTGTGGTAGGACACTATGTTCCAGGAATCATGATCTCCTACATTGTCT TGCTCAGCATCTTGTTGTGGCCTCTGGTGGTGTATCACGAGCTTATTCAGAGAATGTATACACGTTTGGAGCCCATCCTGATGAAACTGGACTACAGCATGAAGGTGGAGACTTTGCATCTCAAACATGAAAAGAAAA aaCGTCAAGGAAAGAATGAACCGGAAGCTGGCAGTGAGCCAATGGCTGAGACAGAAAGTGAGAGTGAAGCAGAACTGTCTGGTTATTCTCCAGTG GTAGATGTGAAGAAGACAGCACTGGCCCTGGCAATTACAGACTCTGAACTTTCAGATGAGGAAGCTTCCATCCTGGAGAGCGGAGGCTTCACTGTCTCCAGAGCAACCACACCACAGCTGACTGATGTGTCTGAAG atcTGGATCAGCAGAGCCTGCCCAGTGAGCCAGAAGAGGCCTTCTCTAAGGACCTGGCAGAGTTCCCCTCTGTGGAAGAATTCCATTCCAGAGACTTGCAACCACCTAGTGAGGAAGACAGCTTTGCAGTGCCTGCCCAAGCTGCCGATCAGCTGGACTCTGCTGAGGAAGAAGCTGCAGCAGTTGGGAGCTCGGACACATCTATCTTGTGCCTGGCCTCGCCCCTGCACTTTGTAAATACACACTTCAATGGAAATGGGCAGGCAATGGTGGGAGGCATTGCAGAGCCCCAGACTGTCTCTGCGCAGGGCCTGGGGCTGCACATTGATTCGCTCAGCCAAGAGATAGTCACCACAGCCATCAGCACAGTGGTACAGAACACCTTGTCAGCTCTGCTTCGCTCCTCCGAGGAGAGCGAGGGGCCTTCTCTGTCTGAGTTCCTGCCCTCTGAGCCCGAGGAGAGACTGAGCTTCCAAGCCCAGTTGTCTGAAAGCGAGGAGGTGGGGGCAGCCTCTCtgccagaagaggaggaagaagctgACGACTTCGAGCTGCTTGATCAGAGGGAGCTGGAACAGATGGATACAGAGCTAGGCCTTGCCGAAGAGTCAGGTGCTCCAGTGCAGTCCTCTAGCCCCCCTGAAGAGGAAATGTCGTCCAGCTCCTAG
- the CNPPD1 gene encoding protein CNPPD1: protein MDLNGLLLDEEGTFALSGFQEFTFLPRHQQLSDRVRKRLYYGWDKENGLDNLSSPVADIAVELLQKAAPSPIRRLQKKYVSHVSREACISPCSMMLALVYIERLRHRNPEYLQQISSSDLFLISMMVASKYLYDEGEEEEVFNDEWSAAGKVEVQTLNTLEMNFLHAIDWSLYTNPKELLEVLSCLEGRVAEKQGIQRGWFTYTDLCVLMEQTLWQQALGQFYQHIAKLACLLGMVYLTGIAAVLASAAVVHHTVHAKRADPSELASSKPALAPYLPLLSSVQHLDSNLALPNGSLCPGTENVTLHGEQQHEGTNGIMATALYMWGSVITALSSAPSSSICHSFCPHCSQAGLTCGTANHTAPNPSTQSALSGLAAHCTSCMCWGWHLPVPHNCKDWPEPLALQQCPSQAALELGRIKAFMFPS, encoded by the exons ATGGACCTGAACGGGCTTCTTTTGGACGAGGAGGGCACTTTTGCCTTGAGCGGGTTCCAGGAGTTCACG TTTCTTCCCAGGCATCAGCAACTAAGCGATCGAGTACGCAAGAGGCTTTACTATGGTTGGGATAAGGAAAATGGTCTTGATAATCTCTCAAGTCCAGTTGCAG ATATTGCTGTTGAATTGCTCCAGAAAGCTGCTCCCAGTCCCATTCGCAGGCTCCAGAAAAAATATGTATCTCATGTCTCCCG GGAGGCTTGCATCTCTCCCTGCTCCATGATGTTGGCCCTGGTTTATATTGAGAGACTTCGGCACCGTAATCCTGAATATCTGCAGCAAATCTCTTCCTCTGACCTCTTCTTGATCTCCATG ATGGTTGCCAGCAAGTACCTGTATgatgaaggggaagaggaagaggtgttTAATGATGAGTGGAGTGCTGCAGGCAAAGTGGAAGTACAGACTCTGAACACACTGGAGATGAATTTCCTTCATGCCATT gACTGGAGCCTCTACACAAACCCTAAGGAACTTCTTGAAGTGCTCAGCTGCCTCGAAGGGCG TGTGGCTGAGAAGCAGGGCATCCAGCGTGGCTGGTTCACCTACACCGATCTGTGTGTTTTGATGGAGCAAACACTGTGGCAACAGGCATTGGGTCAGTTCTACCAACACATAGCCAAG TTGGCTTGCCTTCTTGGAATGGTGTACCTGACAGGCATTGCAGCTGTccttgcctctgctgctgtgGTGCACCATACTGTACATGCAAAGAGGGCTGACCCTTCTGAATTGGCAAGCAGTAAACCTGCCCTGGCACCTTACCTGCCTCTCTTGTCTTCAGTTCAGCACCTGGATAGCAACTTGGCTCTACCTAATGGCTCTCTGTGTCCAGGAACAGAGAATGTGACCTTGCATGGTGAACAGCAGCATGAAGGGACCAATGGTATCATGGCTACAGCACTTTACATGTGGGGCAGTGTCATCACTGCCCTGTCTTCTGCACCGTCGTCCTCCATCTGTCACTCGTTTTGTCCACACTGCAGTCAAGCTGGCCTCACTTGTGGGACAGCCAATCACACAGCTCCTAACCCTTCTACCCAGTCAGCTCTTTCCGGACTTgctgctcactgcaccagctgcATGTgctggggatggcaccttccTGTGCCCCACAATTGCAAAGACTGGCCTGAACCACTGGCACTGCAGCAGTGCCCCTCACAGGCTGCCTTGGAGCTTGGAAGGATCAAGGCCTTCATGTTCCCTAGTTAG